Proteins from a single region of Synchiropus splendidus isolate RoL2022-P1 chromosome 3, RoL_Sspl_1.0, whole genome shotgun sequence:
- the buc gene encoding bucky ball — MEDGNKASQAFGGQQRNQHPRPFFYVQPPSQPYYLYQPWQLNSPYSHYGLPAGFNYARPCMPPYQPYMQYPGLVFPQGPMYPMDYRRMFEPRFQNWSEAPRQQNHPRRETASSEAQTDPNEAITKLIECLDKMQSDGVQAPQRERELDSGVASQSSAIFSPEDERKSKEQSAALSESGLESPAVVFSISTTAVYDGESSHRSLDVLSPQGCWSGGLEEELPLDSSSVHEDEPSRAAAEEHFRAAEVAADVQTEVCATEQKLPLGDPEVESCLPAAVQMTSRDSGRCSHRTRTAADPNFQILKLPFEGVLASGAAAAAGRISSPTSPYYYNYLSLQTTHERMSVLSPSLDELSSRDEMFSTDLDEVDLFPKHVYAGRRFTETVGETPADTDEVWLPGSTRFMCACCGKNLAKGSSRSKGLQSKKYRDEAADSEDERCEPQVRVVVRKHSAPRKNYAALPRHSSKPWYKRAPYQDPPEPVAQEGARQAGKQEADGEGAAPPAGEEMQCGSCQDESRREDVMAPEQRRWGDGEVLPRRRHAAPLPRADASAQRVYNRSREEDDATDLAPWDRASKPREPRC, encoded by the exons ATGGAAG ATGGAAACAAAGCGTCGCAAGCTTTCGGAGGGCAGCAGAGGAACCAACACCCGCGACCCTTCTTCTACGTGCAGCCGCCGTCGCAGCCGTATTACCTGTACCAGCCGTGGCAGCTCAACAGCCCGTACAGCCACTACGGTTTACCCGCAG GGTTCAACTACGCCCGGCCCTGCATGCCTCCGTACCAGCCCTACATGCAGTACCCCGGCTTGGTCTTCCCACAAGGCCCCATGTACCCCATGGACTACAGGCGCATGTTTGAACCTCGGTTCCAGAACTGGAGCGAAGCACCTCGCCAGCAGAACCATCCACGGAGGGAGACGGCCAGCTCTGAGGCTCAGACCGACCCCAACGAAGCCATCACCAAGCTCATCGAGTGCCTGGACAAGATGCAGAGCGACGGGGTGCAGGCGCCTCAGAGGGAGAGGGAGCTGGACTCGGGTGTGGCGTCTCAGTCCTCCGCCATCTTCTCGCCAGAGGACGAGAGGAAGAGCAAAGAGCAGAGTGCAGCGCTCAGCGAGAGTGGTCTGGAGTCGCCGGCTGTGGTCTTCAGCATCTCCACCACGGCCGTGTATGACGGCGAGTCTAGTCACAGGAGCCTGGACGTGTTGAGCCCTCAGGGCTGCTGGTCTGGaggcctggaggaggagctgcccCTGGACAGCTCCTCGGTTCACGAAGACGAGCCGTCACGGGCCGCAGCGGAGGAGCACTTCCGTGCGGCGGAGGTGGCTGCAGATGTCCAGACAGAGGTTTGCGCCACCGAGCAGAAGCTGCCGCTGGGCGACCCCGAGGTGGAGTCCTGCCTGCCCGCTGCCGTCCAGATGACTTCCAGGGACTCGGGCAGATGCTCCCACAGGACACGCACCGCTGCAGACCCCAACTTCCAGATCCTCAAACTCCCGTTTGAGGGCGTGTTGGCGTCTggcgctgccgccgccgccggccgCATCTCCTCACCAACGTCGCCGTATTACTACAACTACCTCTCCTTGCAGACGACTCATGAGCGCATGAGTGTCCTCAGCCCGTCCCTGGATGAGCTGTCTTCACGAGATGAGATGTTCTCCACCGATCTGGACGAGGTGGACCTCTTCCCAAAACACGTGTACGCCGGTCGCAGGTTCACGGAGACAGTTGGCGAGACACCGGCTGACACGGATGAGGTGTGGCTGCCAGGCTCCACGCGATTCATGTGTGCCTGCTGTGGGAAAAACCTCGCCAAGGGTTCCAGCAGGAGTAAAGGCCTGCAGAGCAAGAAGTACCGGGACGAGGCTGCGGATTCTGAGGACGAACGGTGCGAGCCACAAGTCCGGGTGGTGGTGAGGAAGCACTCGGCTCCCAGGAAGAATTACGCGGCGCTGCCAAGACACAGCAGCAAGCCCTGGTATAAGAGAGCTCCGTACCAGGACCCCCCGGAGCCGGTGGCCCAGGAAGGCGCTCGCCAGGCCGGCAAGCAGGAGGCCGACGGAGAGGGGGCGGCGCCGCCGGCTGGGGAAGAGATGCAGTGCGGGTCGTGTCAGG ACGAGAGCCGCCGGGAGGACGTGATGGCGCCGGAGCAGAGGAGGTGGGGAGACGGCGAGGTGCTTCCTCGAAGGAGACACGCGGCTCCTCTGCCACGCGCAG ATGCCAGCGCTCAGAGGGTGTACAACAGGAGCAGAGAAGAGGACGACGCCACGGACCTGGCTCCCTGGGACAGAG CCTCCAAACCCAGAGAGCCCAGATGTTGA